The Brevibacillus brevis genome contains a region encoding:
- a CDS encoding anti-sigma factor, translated as MTNEEIFELMQRDLDGDLLESEQQLLHRLIQKDADLQLMYNRLKDVSQQLEHLPPVVPPFSIVDSILPKLESAAAKPAAVKSTVNEEILPTLEVKRETSSLPAYWLACCFLVVMVRSKKSIRSRTERT; from the coding sequence ATGACCAACGAAGAGATTTTTGAACTCATGCAGCGGGATCTGGATGGAGATCTGTTGGAGTCAGAGCAGCAATTGCTCCATCGTTTGATTCAGAAAGATGCTGATCTGCAGCTTATGTACAACCGTTTGAAAGATGTGTCACAACAGTTAGAACATCTGCCCCCTGTCGTACCTCCGTTCAGCATCGTAGATTCGATCCTGCCCAAGCTGGAATCAGCCGCTGCAAAGCCTGCTGCGGTGAAATCTACGGTGAACGAGGAAATCCTGCCCACTCTGGAAGTTAAGCGCGAGACGTCTTCGCTGCCAGCTTATTGGTTGGCATGCTGTTTTCTAGTGGTGATGGTAAGAAGCAAGAAGTCGATTCGTTCCAGAACGGAACGGACATGA